One genomic segment of Thermodesulfobacteriota bacterium includes these proteins:
- the rpsE gene encoding 30S ribosomal protein S5 — protein sequence MQNEKLDPNDFELKEKVVDIRRVAKVTKGGKRFHFTALAVVGNEDGVIGVALGKSNEVPDAIRKAMEKAKKSLVKVPRQGSTIPHEVIGVHVSSHVMLKPAAPGTGVIAGGAVRAVVELAGIHDVLSKVVGSTNPLNVVMAAINGLLDLRMPEEVAKVRGKELTDLDLPRSYFN from the coding sequence TTGCAGAACGAAAAATTAGACCCGAACGATTTTGAACTTAAGGAAAAAGTCGTTGACATAAGACGAGTTGCAAAAGTTACTAAAGGTGGAAAAAGATTTCACTTTACAGCTCTTGCAGTAGTAGGGAATGAAGACGGCGTTATTGGAGTTGCCTTGGGGAAATCAAACGAAGTACCTGACGCGATCAGAAAGGCTATGGAAAAAGCTAAGAAAAGCCTTGTAAAGGTACCAAGACAGGGGAGCACTATCCCGCATGAGGTAATTGGTGTGCATGTATCAAGCCACGTTATGTTAAAACCGGCCGCTCCTGGTACTGGAGTTATTGCAGGCGGCGCTGTGCGTGCGGTAGTTGAGCTTGCAGGAATACACGATGTTCTTTCAAAGGTAGTTGGGTCTACAAATCCGCTAAATGTTGTTATGGCGGCTATCAACGGTCTTTTAGACTTGAGAATGCCAGAGGAAGTGGCAAAAGTTAGAGGCAAAGAGCTAACGGATCTAGATCTTCCAAGGTCATATTTCAATTAG
- the rplR gene encoding 50S ribosomal protein L18, with amino-acid sequence MKVASRKSRKNLRHKRVRKKINGNTSKPRLSVFKSAKHIYAQIIDDSTMNTIVASSSLTPKVKESVDKDAKGKTDIASAVGKHLGELAAAKGIKQVTFDRGGYPFHGRVKSLADAARESGLEF; translated from the coding sequence ATGAAAGTAGCAAGCAGAAAAAGCAGAAAGAATTTAAGACACAAAAGAGTCAGAAAAAAGATTAACGGAAACACTTCGAAACCAAGGCTTTCCGTTTTTAAGTCAGCTAAGCATATTTATGCTCAGATTATTGACGATTCGACAATGAATACTATCGTTGCGTCTTCTTCACTTACACCTAAGGTTAAAGAAAGCGTCGATAAAGACGCTAAAGGGAAGACTGATATTGCAAGTGCAGTTGGTAAGCACTTAGGTGAGCTTGCTGCAGCAAAAGGTATTAAACAAGTAACTTTTGACCGTGGCGGATACCCCTTTCATGGAAGGGTAAAATCACTAGCAGACGCAGCCAGAGAATCAGGGCTTGAATTTTAA
- the rplF gene encoding 50S ribosomal protein L6, producing MSRIGRKPIPVPDGVKVNFKDGLVLVEGGKGKLSWDIPTGIEAKLEENNVLIERHSDEKKLKALHGLTRSLISNMVTGVSTGFSITLEISGVGYRVESKGKGLTFSLGYSNPIDYTLPEGVSSKIEERGTRLILEGIDKQLVGETAARIRKLRPPDAYKGKGVRYSDEILRLKPGKAGAK from the coding sequence ATGTCACGAATTGGTAGAAAACCTATACCCGTACCAGATGGGGTAAAAGTAAACTTTAAAGACGGCTTAGTTCTTGTCGAAGGCGGCAAGGGTAAGTTGTCCTGGGATATCCCTACAGGTATAGAGGCAAAATTAGAGGAAAACAATGTCCTCATAGAAAGACACAGTGATGAAAAAAAGTTAAAAGCTCTTCACGGGCTGACTCGTTCGCTTATTTCCAATATGGTTACCGGCGTAAGTACAGGGTTTAGCATTACTTTAGAAATCAGTGGTGTTGGTTATAGGGTTGAATCCAAAGGAAAAGGTCTTACCTTTAGCTTAGGATATTCAAACCCGATAGACTACACATTGCCCGAGGGTGTTAGCTCTAAGATTGAGGAAAGAGGAACAAGACTAATTCTTGAGGGCATTGATAAACAGCTAGTCGGAGAGACCGCTGCAAGGATTAGAAAACTAAGACCCCCTGATGCATACAAAGGAAAGGGCGTTAGATATTCTGATGAGATTTTAAGACTAAAACCTGGTAAGGCAGGGGCTAAATAA
- the rpsH gene encoding 30S ribosomal protein S8 yields the protein MTDPIADMLARIRNALIAGHNTVSIPLSQYKVEIARILKEQGYIKDYKMAEDNGRQAINITLAYTGKKESVIKEIKRISKPSRRVYVNKTDIPRIKGGLGICVLSTSKGIMTGAEARTQGVGGELICSIL from the coding sequence ATGACAGATCCAATAGCAGACATGTTGGCAAGAATTAGAAATGCACTAATAGCAGGACATAATACTGTTAGTATTCCTTTATCGCAGTACAAGGTTGAGATTGCAAGGATACTAAAAGAGCAAGGCTATATAAAAGATTATAAAATGGCTGAAGATAACGGACGCCAGGCAATAAATATAACTCTTGCATATACCGGTAAGAAAGAAAGCGTAATTAAGGAAATTAAAAGAATAAGTAAGCCGAGCAGGCGAGTTTATGTAAACAAAACCGATATCCCTAGAATTAAAGGCGGTCTTGGAATTTGCGTACTCTCAACATCTAAAGGCATCATGACTGGTGCTGAAGCCAGAACTCAAGGCGTTGGTGGCGAGCTTATTTGTTCAATTTTATAA
- a CDS encoding type Z 30S ribosomal protein S14, producing MARKALVIKSEKEPKYKGRKRNRCKLCGRPRGYMRKFDMCRLCFRDLASFGRIPGVRKSSW from the coding sequence ATGGCTAGAAAAGCGCTGGTTATAAAGTCAGAAAAAGAGCCAAAATATAAAGGTAGAAAGCGAAACAGATGCAAACTTTGCGGACGGCCAAGGGGTTATATGCGAAAGTTTGATATGTGCAGACTTTGTTTTAGAGACCTAGCAAGTTTTGGCAGAATTCCAGGCGTTAGAAAGTCGAGTTGGTAA
- the rplE gene encoding 50S ribosomal protein L5: MAPRMKDIYNESVTPALKEKFSYSNPMQVPKIEKIVINMGLGRLSDGGKDNKVIDEAVDEITRITGQKPVIRKAKNSIAGFKLREGVPIGCSVTLRSTIMYEFLDRLISLALPQVRDFRGISTKAFDGRGNYTLGLRDQVIFPEIDYSKVQYLKGMNVTIVTSAKTDEEAKGLLEEFGMPFIKN; the protein is encoded by the coding sequence ATGGCACCAAGAATGAAGGATATATACAACGAAAGCGTAACACCTGCTCTAAAAGAGAAATTCTCTTACAGTAACCCTATGCAGGTTCCGAAGATTGAGAAGATTGTAATAAACATGGGGCTTGGAAGATTGAGCGACGGCGGAAAGGACAATAAAGTAATAGACGAAGCTGTTGATGAAATCACACGAATAACCGGTCAGAAACCAGTTATCAGAAAAGCAAAAAATTCGATCGCCGGTTTTAAACTACGTGAAGGAGTGCCAATAGGTTGCTCAGTTACTCTTCGCTCCACAATAATGTATGAATTTTTAGATAGATTAATCAGTCTTGCACTACCTCAGGTTAGAGATTTTAGAGGTATTTCCACAAAAGCTTTTGATGGACGCGGGAACTATACACTAGGACTAAGAGATCAGGTCATATTTCCAGAGATTGATTATAGCAAGGTTCAATATTTAAAAGGTATGAATGTAACAATCGTAACTTCAGCAAAAACAGATGAGGAAGCCAAAGGTCTTCTTGAAGAATTTGGCATGCCTTTTATAAAAAACTAG
- the rplX gene encoding 50S ribosomal protein L24 → MGAQANRRKMNVKKGDTVYVVSGKEKGKTGQVIKVLRSKNQALVEKLNIVKRHTRPTQANPTGGIVEKEAPIHISNLMIYDETEKKPTRIGRRELSTGERVRFSKRSGEEIK, encoded by the coding sequence ATGGGTGCTCAGGCAAATAGAAGAAAAATGAATGTTAAAAAAGGTGATACTGTTTACGTCGTATCAGGTAAAGAAAAAGGTAAAACAGGGCAAGTTATTAAAGTGCTTAGGTCTAAGAACCAAGCGCTTGTAGAAAAGCTTAATATTGTTAAGCGGCACACGCGCCCTACTCAGGCTAATCCAACGGGGGGAATAGTTGAGAAAGAAGCTCCAATTCATATCTCTAATCTGATGATATATGATGAGACTGAAAAAAAGCCAACTAGAATTGGCAGAAGAGAGCTTAGCACGGGAGAGAGAGTGAGATTCAGCAAGCGTAGTGGTGAGGAGATTAAGTAA
- the rplN gene encoding 50S ribosomal protein L14: MIQSTTYLDSADNTGAKRLFCIKVLGGSGRKYARLGDVVVVSVKEAIPNAKVDKGSVHQAVIVRTKKEQRRGDGSYVRFDNNAAVIINKENEPMGTRVFGPIARELRLKGFMKIISLAPEVV; this comes from the coding sequence GTGATTCAATCAACGACTTATTTAGATTCAGCCGATAATACTGGAGCCAAGAGGCTCTTTTGTATCAAAGTACTAGGCGGGTCCGGCAGAAAATATGCAAGGCTCGGCGATGTAGTTGTAGTTTCAGTAAAAGAAGCTATTCCAAATGCAAAAGTGGATAAGGGTTCTGTGCACCAGGCTGTTATAGTCCGCACTAAAAAAGAGCAGAGACGCGGAGACGGTTCATATGTAAGGTTTGACAACAATGCAGCAGTAATTATCAATAAAGAAAATGAGCCAATGGGAACCCGTGTTTTTGGTCCGATTGCCCGTGAGCTTAGGCTTAAGGGTTTTATGAAAATTATCTCTCTAGCACCGGAGGTTGTGTAG
- the rpsQ gene encoding 30S ribosomal protein S17 codes for MARGKFQSRVGTVIGDKMDKTVIVDVIQIKKHKRYHKSIKRNTKFIAHDESGQCKVGDKVLILEGRPYSKTKRWKVSKILESSSALEAELQSIDNAGGEG; via the coding sequence ATGGCTAGAGGAAAATTTCAATCTAGAGTTGGTACGGTAATCGGCGACAAGATGGATAAAACCGTCATTGTTGATGTTATACAGATAAAAAAGCACAAAAGATATCATAAATCGATTAAGAGAAATACTAAGTTTATTGCTCATGATGAAAGCGGCCAATGCAAAGTTGGGGATAAAGTGCTAATCCTAGAGGGTAGGCCATACAGTAAGACCAAGAGATGGAAAGTGAGCAAAATATTAGAATCCAGCAGTGCATTAGAGGCTGAACTGCAAAGTATTGATAACGCAGGAGGAGAAGGGTAG
- the rpmC gene encoding 50S ribosomal protein L29, which yields MKPQEIRELTDDELNKTENELKEEIFNLRIQVATQQTTNVARIRNLKRDLARVLTIKKEKGLN from the coding sequence ATGAAGCCACAGGAAATAAGAGAACTTACAGACGACGAATTAAACAAAACAGAAAATGAGCTTAAGGAAGAGATCTTCAACCTTAGAATTCAGGTTGCTACTCAGCAGACCACTAACGTTGCTAGGATTAGAAATTTAAAAAGAGATCTTGCTAGAGTGCTCACAATAAAAAAAGAAAAGGGTCTTAATTAA